Proteins co-encoded in one Verrucomicrobiota bacterium genomic window:
- a CDS encoding sugar ABC transporter ATP-binding protein, with the protein MAFLSTEHISKRYPGVRALDDVSVDFERGSVHALMGENGAGKSTLGKIIAGVTTPDEGVIKIEGQEVRPTDPRIAQELGIAIVHQELAFCPNLSVAENLQLGMLPSVSGFVNRAKLRERARALMGEIGADIDVDTPVAQLTTGQEQMIQIATAVGTNARVIIFDEPTSSLSVNESEQLFSLIQRLKQRNVAMIYVSHRMDEIFRLCDTISVLRDGRHVATQPAASITREGLIRQMVGREVLTKRPKHLDLEPGEEVLRVENLSSIGKFENVSFNVRRGEVVGMAGLVGAGRSETAKAIFGLDPRAAGRVYIKGQEMHLGNVNEAMRRQIGFLPEDRKREGLVLGMNIADNISLPHIDFFSKGGFIDSRREFVEVERLSKRLRVKAPSVESITAGLSGGNQQKVALAKWLTRSCDLLIVDEPTRGVDVGAKAEIYQLLDEIACQGVAILMISSELPELLNLSRRIIVLREGFKTGELNYDDFSQEKLLHLMA; encoded by the coding sequence ATGGCTTTTTTGAGCACTGAACACATCTCGAAGCGCTACCCCGGCGTCCGTGCGCTGGACGACGTCAGCGTCGACTTTGAGCGCGGCTCCGTCCACGCCCTAATGGGTGAGAACGGCGCTGGAAAATCGACCCTCGGCAAGATCATCGCCGGCGTGACCACGCCCGATGAAGGCGTAATCAAGATCGAAGGGCAGGAAGTCAGACCCACCGACCCAAGAATCGCGCAGGAGCTCGGGATCGCCATCGTCCACCAGGAGCTGGCCTTTTGCCCTAACTTGTCCGTGGCGGAGAACCTGCAGTTGGGAATGCTGCCCTCCGTCTCCGGCTTCGTCAACCGGGCTAAACTGCGCGAGCGGGCGCGTGCGCTGATGGGTGAAATCGGCGCTGACATCGACGTTGATACGCCGGTGGCCCAGCTTACCACTGGTCAGGAACAAATGATTCAGATCGCGACCGCCGTCGGCACCAACGCCCGCGTGATCATTTTTGACGAGCCCACCAGTTCCTTGTCGGTGAACGAAAGCGAACAGCTCTTCAGCCTTATCCAGCGGCTGAAACAGCGGAACGTGGCAATGATCTATGTGTCGCACCGCATGGACGAGATTTTCCGGTTGTGCGACACGATATCGGTCTTGCGCGATGGTAGACACGTCGCGACCCAGCCGGCTGCGAGCATCACCCGCGAGGGTTTGATCCGCCAGATGGTCGGCCGCGAGGTCCTCACGAAACGGCCCAAGCACCTCGACCTCGAACCGGGGGAAGAAGTTCTGCGCGTGGAAAATCTAAGTTCCATCGGTAAGTTCGAGAACGTCTCCTTCAACGTGCGACGCGGCGAGGTCGTCGGCATGGCCGGCCTGGTCGGCGCAGGGCGTTCTGAAACGGCGAAGGCGATTTTCGGCCTGGACCCGCGCGCGGCCGGCCGCGTTTACATCAAGGGTCAGGAGATGCACCTGGGCAACGTGAACGAGGCCATGCGCCGGCAAATCGGCTTTTTGCCGGAAGATCGCAAACGTGAAGGGCTTGTCCTCGGGATGAACATCGCGGACAACATCTCATTGCCGCACATCGACTTTTTCAGCAAAGGCGGCTTCATCGATTCGCGCCGCGAGTTCGTTGAAGTCGAGCGGCTCTCAAAGCGCTTGCGGGTCAAAGCGCCTTCGGTTGAATCCATTACCGCCGGGCTGAGTGGTGGAAACCAGCAGAAGGTGGCTCTCGCCAAGTGGCTGACGCGCAGCTGCGACCTGTTGATCGTGGACGAACCGACCCGGGGCGTCGACGTCGGGGCCAAGGCCGAAATTTATCAGTTGCTGGATGAGATAGCCTGCCAGGGGGTCGCGATCCTGATGATTTCTTCCGAGCTGCCGGAATTACTTAACCTGAGCCGGCGCATTATCGTGCTGCGCGAAGGGTTCAAGACCGGTGAACTCAATTACGACGACTTTTCACAGGAAAAACTGCTTCACCTTATGGCATAG
- a CDS encoding L,D-transpeptidase family protein, with the protein MNFFVRRLLIVGLVVPWLTLCHTAKARTVPVARPQDLLQRQLPPFFNRAIFPRLGPENASIVVSLGRQRAYVMAGPEVAIDSPISSGKRAGMTPTGSFTVVQKDKDHRSTVYGNFVDSAGRVVRAGVSARIDSAPSGTHFEGAPMTYFMRITWEGVGLHVGILPGYPASHGCIRLPFEVAQAAFYRVRVGTPVRVVN; encoded by the coding sequence ATGAACTTTTTTGTACGGCGCCTGCTTATTGTCGGACTGGTTGTACCCTGGCTCACCTTATGCCACACCGCAAAGGCCCGAACAGTGCCGGTGGCAAGGCCACAGGATCTGCTTCAGCGACAACTTCCACCGTTCTTCAACCGTGCCATCTTCCCCCGCCTCGGGCCTGAAAATGCCTCCATCGTGGTCTCACTGGGGCGGCAGCGTGCCTACGTCATGGCCGGACCTGAGGTTGCGATCGATTCCCCGATTTCATCGGGCAAACGAGCCGGCATGACTCCCACCGGAAGTTTTACCGTTGTTCAGAAAGACAAAGACCATCGCTCGACGGTCTATGGAAACTTTGTAGATTCCGCGGGCCGGGTGGTGCGCGCCGGCGTCAGTGCACGGATCGACTCTGCGCCGAGCGGAACGCATTTCGAAGGCGCGCCCATGACCTACTTTATGCGTATCACCTGGGAGGGGGTCGGCTTGCACGTCGGTATCCTGCCGGGCTACCCCGCATCCCACGGGTGTATTCGTCTGCCCTTTGAGGTTGCCCAGGCTGCCTTCTACCGGGTCCGGGTCGGTACGCCGGTGAGAGTCGTCAATTAG
- a CDS encoding substrate-binding domain-containing protein, which yields MIKKLALVLTSLLGLAVATGFAAGKTYVFGVVAKSNNNPVFQAAKTGAEDEAKALSEKNGVTIRIDWRTPNEEDAQKQVEAIEQLTNAGASGIAVSCSDANKLTDAIDKAVNNGVPVVTFDSDAPKSKRLTCFGTDDLECGQQVMSELAKTMGGKGVVAILGGNQNAPNLQKRVQGVKDEAKKYPDVKVLDTYYHKETPQDAAAKVEQVQQANPQITGWAMIGGWPLFTDNALKWPAGTVKCVAVDALPAELGYLRDGHVEVLLAQQVYEWGTKSVDELYNYVANGTKPPNFVKADLIPVTKENVDEFAKNWDKWLGKTRNKSASR from the coding sequence ATGATCAAAAAATTAGCTCTAGTGTTAACCAGCCTTCTCGGGCTGGCGGTTGCGACTGGTTTCGCGGCCGGGAAGACCTATGTATTTGGCGTCGTCGCCAAATCGAACAACAACCCCGTATTTCAGGCTGCCAAAACCGGCGCGGAGGATGAAGCGAAGGCGCTCAGCGAGAAAAACGGGGTGACCATCAGGATCGATTGGCGCACGCCGAACGAGGAGGACGCCCAGAAGCAGGTTGAAGCCATCGAACAGCTGACCAACGCCGGCGCTTCCGGGATCGCGGTGAGTTGCTCGGATGCGAACAAGCTGACCGACGCCATCGACAAAGCCGTCAACAACGGTGTGCCGGTCGTGACGTTCGACTCCGATGCGCCCAAGAGCAAGCGGTTGACGTGCTTCGGCACCGACGACCTGGAATGCGGCCAGCAGGTCATGAGTGAGCTGGCCAAGACCATGGGAGGCAAGGGCGTCGTGGCGATCCTGGGAGGCAACCAGAACGCGCCCAACCTGCAGAAGCGTGTGCAAGGCGTAAAGGATGAAGCCAAGAAGTACCCCGACGTCAAGGTCCTGGACACTTATTACCACAAGGAAACGCCTCAGGACGCGGCCGCCAAAGTTGAGCAGGTTCAGCAGGCTAACCCCCAGATTACCGGGTGGGCAATGATCGGCGGCTGGCCCCTGTTTACGGATAACGCGCTGAAATGGCCGGCCGGGACGGTGAAATGCGTGGCGGTGGATGCCCTTCCGGCCGAACTCGGTTACCTGCGAGACGGTCATGTGGAGGTTTTGCTTGCGCAGCAGGTTTATGAGTGGGGCACCAAATCGGTTGACGAACTCTACAATTACGTCGCCAACGGCACCAAGCCGCCCAACTTTGTAAAGGCCGATCTGATTCCCGTGACCAAGGAGAACGTCGACGAATTCGCCAAAAATTGGGATAAATGGCTGGGCAAGACCCGGAACAAGTCAGCAAGCAGGTGA
- a CDS encoding competence/damage-inducible protein A produces the protein MRRIATLELLNTGTELLFGSVVNTHLTYLGQRLFSLGLRIQRQTAVPDGYAIRDAILEAALRADALLITGGLGPTSDDVTRDIVAELTGRPLEYVDGIFAKIRARFDQRGLRMSERIARQAYVPRGATVLDNDFGTAPGLYVPATGQLPHMFLLPGPPRELRPMFEVKVEPFLRGLTAETDLQAIIYRTSGLGESYLEEMVGKDLENFPGIEVGYCARVGEVDLRLIGGAKVLAEADRLVKEKLGDYIVTTEAKELEEVVVRQLTERRASLATAESCTGGHLADRLTDVPGASAVLLEGHVTYSNAAKESTLSVPRELLETVGAVSEEVATAMAEGVRSRANADFGLSTTGIAGPDGGTPAKPVGTVFIGLAEKGKNTRVEKFFFPSDRQTFKQMVSQYALNLLRRRLAGAAG, from the coding sequence ATGAGACGAATCGCGACGCTCGAACTGCTTAACACGGGCACCGAACTGCTGTTCGGCAGCGTCGTGAACACGCACCTGACCTACCTCGGCCAACGATTGTTTTCTCTCGGCCTGCGGATCCAGCGGCAGACGGCAGTACCCGACGGCTACGCCATCCGGGACGCCATTTTGGAAGCAGCGCTGCGGGCGGACGCACTGCTCATCACCGGCGGCCTCGGCCCGACCTCCGACGACGTGACGCGCGATATCGTCGCTGAACTCACGGGCCGTCCCCTCGAGTATGTCGACGGGATCTTCGCGAAGATTCGGGCCCGTTTCGACCAGCGCGGCCTCCGGATGTCCGAGCGGATTGCGCGTCAGGCCTACGTACCGCGCGGCGCGACGGTGTTGGACAATGATTTTGGCACCGCCCCCGGTTTATACGTGCCGGCGACCGGGCAGTTGCCGCACATGTTCCTTTTACCGGGTCCGCCCCGGGAGCTAAGGCCGATGTTCGAGGTGAAGGTTGAGCCCTTCCTGCGGGGGTTGACGGCTGAAACGGACTTGCAGGCGATCATTTACCGGACGAGCGGGCTCGGCGAATCGTACCTTGAGGAAATGGTCGGGAAAGACCTGGAAAATTTTCCCGGCATCGAAGTCGGTTATTGCGCCCGCGTCGGCGAAGTCGATCTGCGCCTTATCGGCGGTGCGAAGGTTCTGGCGGAGGCCGACCGCCTGGTGAAGGAAAAGCTCGGTGATTACATCGTGACGACCGAGGCGAAGGAACTCGAGGAGGTGGTTGTGCGGCAACTGACGGAACGCCGGGCGTCGCTCGCCACCGCGGAATCCTGCACCGGCGGGCACCTTGCGGATCGCTTGACTGATGTCCCAGGGGCCAGCGCAGTACTTCTGGAGGGACACGTAACCTATTCCAACGCCGCCAAGGAGAGCACCTTGAGCGTACCGCGGGAGTTGCTCGAGACGGTCGGCGCAGTCAGTGAAGAGGTGGCGACTGCGATGGCCGAAGGGGTGCGAAGCCGGGCAAACGCCGACTTCGGCTTGTCGACCACCGGCATTGCCGGGCCGGATGGTGGTACGCCGGCAAAACCGGTGGGAACCGTTTTTATCGGGCTCGCGGAGAAAGGGAAGAATACGCGCGTCGAAAAATTCTTTTTTCCTTCAGACCGCCAAACCTTCAAACAAATGGTGAGCCAGTACGCTCTGAACCTGTTACGGCGGCGACTGGCAGGCGCGGCGGGGTAA
- a CDS encoding ABC transporter permease — MPPPKFSFSLSKFPEGGLILVIIALGILLWAFGGSVQRPKLEKGPDGAPRRVMTTNAAGDQVPAFIQVNKFLNAETLTQIAKDTSFFAIMAISMTLVIIILGIDLSVGSIYALSAVAGAMLMNHYGSNAGAGAAWQGVALTLLVGALCGLLNGAMIVGFNVHPFIITLGTMAIYRGIAFVLTKGQSIGDFPQEFRTFMRSGVGDLSLVPLIVMVIVCVIGSIFLSRMTLGRKIYAIGGNETASRYSGIRVRPIKLMVYVLSGLTAAISATLALGYYGAASSGDGQGYELNVIAAAVVGGASLAGGKGTALGALLGAIILQMISAGMVILGIPQEYSQIVTGAVVIAAVLLDQLNRWLGNRRLLAKTARVKKEVVAAAETTVQAKP; from the coding sequence ATGCCCCCCCCGAAATTCAGCTTCAGTCTGTCGAAGTTTCCCGAAGGTGGTCTGATTTTGGTCATTATCGCCCTGGGTATTCTGCTCTGGGCATTCGGCGGTTCGGTTCAGCGGCCGAAGCTGGAGAAGGGCCCCGACGGGGCGCCCCGGCGCGTGATGACGACCAACGCAGCGGGCGACCAAGTGCCGGCTTTCATTCAGGTCAACAAGTTTCTTAATGCCGAGACGCTGACTCAGATAGCCAAAGACACCAGCTTCTTTGCCATCATGGCCATCAGCATGACGCTGGTGATCATCATCCTGGGCATCGATCTCTCGGTAGGGTCCATCTACGCGCTCTCGGCGGTCGCCGGCGCCATGTTGATGAATCATTACGGCTCGAATGCCGGCGCCGGCGCGGCGTGGCAGGGCGTTGCCCTGACGCTTTTAGTGGGTGCGCTCTGCGGGCTGCTCAACGGAGCGATGATCGTCGGTTTCAACGTGCACCCGTTCATCATCACGTTGGGCACGATGGCCATTTACCGCGGCATTGCGTTCGTCCTGACCAAGGGCCAATCGATCGGGGATTTTCCGCAGGAGTTCCGTACGTTTATGCGCAGCGGCGTGGGCGACCTGAGCTTGGTGCCGCTGATTGTGATGGTCATCGTGTGCGTCATCGGCAGCATTTTCCTGAGCCGGATGACGCTCGGGCGCAAGATCTATGCTATCGGGGGCAATGAGACCGCCAGCCGGTATAGCGGCATCCGGGTGCGCCCGATCAAACTGATGGTGTACGTCTTGTCCGGGCTGACGGCGGCCATCTCGGCAACGCTGGCCCTCGGCTATTATGGGGCCGCTTCGTCGGGTGACGGGCAAGGTTATGAATTGAACGTGATTGCCGCGGCCGTGGTCGGTGGTGCGTCCCTGGCCGGCGGCAAAGGCACGGCGTTGGGCGCCCTGCTGGGTGCGATCATCCTGCAAATGATCTCGGCCGGCATGGTCATTCTCGGCATCCCGCAAGAGTACAGCCAGATCGTAACTGGTGCCGTGGTCATCGCCGCTGTCCTCCTTGACCAGCTCAATCGCTGGCTCGGCAATCGCCGGCTTCTAGCCAAAACGGCCCGCGTCAAGAAAGAGGTGGTTGCCGCGGCCGAAACCACTGTCCAGGCGAAACCGTGA
- a CDS encoding MBL fold metallo-hydrolase: protein MRVHVIDSNHLGRTNVIGVAALEGEDGSIALIDPGPAVVFEEVRRGLEHAGLDPGRVNRVLATHVHLDHSGGAWCWAEAVRAHIFAHERGVAHLLDPERLVVSATRIYGDDMNRLWGPVKPIDSRQVTPLGDGSEVAIGDFTVQALDTPGHAQHHLAYWIPEERLVFTGDVGGVAIAGGPAIPPCPPPDINLERWKKSLERLRALLPARMFVTHFGEVRDPAIRLEEAERRLEAWALWIREGLRNGFTEEQLVPGFEQLVTDDLRSAGVKPELLAIYEQADPAAMSVAGLARYWRKFHPEAIT from the coding sequence ATGAGGGTTCACGTCATCGACTCCAACCATCTCGGTCGCACCAATGTCATCGGCGTGGCAGCGCTCGAGGGTGAGGATGGATCCATCGCGTTGATTGATCCCGGACCGGCCGTGGTCTTCGAGGAGGTACGGCGCGGGCTTGAGCACGCCGGGCTCGATCCGGGCCGAGTGAACCGGGTACTCGCCACGCACGTCCACCTGGATCACAGCGGCGGCGCCTGGTGCTGGGCGGAAGCCGTACGCGCCCACATCTTTGCGCATGAACGCGGCGTGGCGCATCTGCTTGATCCCGAACGGCTGGTCGTGAGTGCAACCCGGATTTACGGCGATGACATGAATCGGCTGTGGGGACCGGTAAAACCGATCGACTCCCGGCAGGTCACGCCCTTGGGGGACGGCAGCGAGGTTGCGATCGGAGATTTTACGGTTCAGGCGCTCGATACACCGGGCCACGCCCAGCATCATCTGGCCTACTGGATCCCTGAAGAACGGCTGGTTTTTACAGGGGACGTCGGCGGTGTGGCGATCGCAGGCGGTCCGGCCATCCCGCCCTGTCCGCCTCCGGACATCAATCTGGAGCGGTGGAAAAAGTCTCTGGAGCGTTTGCGGGCCTTGCTTCCTGCGCGAATGTTTGTAACGCACTTTGGCGAGGTACGGGACCCGGCTATCCGGCTTGAGGAGGCTGAACGGCGGCTGGAAGCATGGGCACTCTGGATACGCGAAGGCTTGCGAAACGGATTCACGGAGGAACAGCTCGTGCCGGGGTTCGAACAGCTTGTAACCGATGACCTGCGATCGGCAGGCGTCAAGCCTGAGTTGCTGGCCATCTACGAACAGGCGGACCCGGCGGCCATGAGCGTTGCGGGACTCGCCCGTTACTGGCGCAAGTTTCATCCGGAAGCGATCACTTAA
- a CDS encoding sigma-70 family RNA polymerase sigma factor → MNELGVSASKSVTGHRLQDAVEVDDGELVKRCQAGDASAFNDLVTKYRGKAFSMIYGMVQNEQDAWDLAQEGFVKAWRSIHRFKGESSFYTWLYRIMTNVTIDSLRRKGVHGDAEFDDRVMPVNVEPGSRTTPSATPLPSRKLEQNEIRKQIDEAIAKLTPEHRAVIVMKELEDLQYSEIAEILGCSIGTVMSRLFYARKKLQALLKDVYENL, encoded by the coding sequence TTGAATGAACTTGGCGTGTCTGCGTCTAAATCTGTAACGGGGCACCGGTTGCAGGACGCAGTTGAGGTAGATGATGGTGAGTTGGTGAAACGGTGTCAGGCCGGCGACGCTTCTGCTTTTAACGATTTAGTGACCAAATACCGTGGAAAGGCGTTCAGCATGATCTACGGAATGGTCCAGAATGAGCAGGATGCGTGGGATTTAGCTCAGGAGGGTTTTGTTAAAGCGTGGCGGTCGATCCACCGATTTAAAGGAGAGTCCTCGTTTTATACTTGGCTGTACCGGATCATGACGAATGTCACGATTGATTCCCTTCGCCGGAAAGGAGTTCATGGTGACGCTGAGTTTGATGACCGGGTTATGCCGGTCAATGTGGAGCCGGGGTCGCGGACAACACCGTCCGCAACGCCGCTCCCGTCCCGGAAACTGGAGCAGAATGAAATCCGGAAGCAAATTGATGAAGCTATTGCCAAGCTCACCCCGGAGCATCGGGCGGTCATCGTTATGAAAGAATTGGAAGACTTGCAATACAGTGAGATCGCCGAAATCCTGGGATGTTCGATCGGCACGGTGATGTCGCGCTTGTTTTATGCCCGAAAAAAACTTCAAGCGCTCTTGAAAGACGTGTATGAAAACCTTTGA
- a CDS encoding cupin domain-containing protein: MDIKRSGSQPSNKGPADWFTGTVRIDPLFQATAPARVAGASVTFEPGARTAWHAHPLGQTLIVTAGCGWAQREGGSIQEIHPGDVVWIPPGEKHWHGATPTTAVTHIAIHEVLEGKAVDWMEKVSDDQYRK, translated from the coding sequence GTGGATATAAAAAGAAGCGGCTCACAACCCTCCAACAAAGGACCGGCTGACTGGTTTACCGGCACGGTCCGTATTGACCCGCTATTCCAGGCCACCGCGCCGGCGCGCGTGGCCGGCGCCAGCGTGACCTTCGAACCAGGTGCTCGCACCGCCTGGCACGCCCATCCGCTGGGTCAGACCCTGATTGTCACCGCTGGATGCGGCTGGGCGCAGCGTGAGGGCGGTTCGATTCAGGAAATTCACCCTGGCGACGTCGTCTGGATTCCGCCCGGCGAGAAGCATTGGCATGGCGCAACTCCGACTACCGCCGTGACGCACATCGCCATTCACGAGGTGCTCGAGGGTAAAGCCGTGGACTGGATGGAAAAGGTCAGCGACGATCAATATCGCAAATAA
- the rlmN gene encoding 23S rRNA (adenine(2503)-C(2))-methyltransferase RlmN, with product MEERIGICALNLTELEQWFASRQEPAYRARQVLDWVYRRRATTVDAMTNLPAATRRKMAEEFALRTLEPARVTGSGDTTRKFLFRLGDGALIETVLIPANPALYGSRSDRRTLCVSTQVGCAYGCRFCASGLAGWTRNLRAGEIVEQILRVEELSGEKVNNLVFMGMGEPLANFAEVMRAVSIINAEWGVGIGARHITISTSGLAPKIRELADQPLQVRLAISLHGATDEVREQIMPINRKYNVASLVEACEYYVSKKKQRITLEYILIENLNERPEHAAALARVANRLNAKVNLIPYNQVAGLPWSRPSETRQQHFYNALLARGVTATIRREKGHDIDAACGQLRLQTLREQTPAAALA from the coding sequence ATGGAAGAACGGATCGGGATTTGCGCGCTCAACCTTACCGAACTGGAGCAGTGGTTCGCCTCCCGGCAGGAGCCCGCCTACCGAGCCCGGCAGGTGCTTGACTGGGTTTACCGCCGGCGCGCTACCACGGTGGACGCAATGACGAATCTGCCGGCGGCCACTCGGCGCAAGATGGCGGAAGAATTTGCCCTGCGCACGCTTGAACCGGCGCGCGTGACCGGCTCCGGGGACACCACGCGAAAGTTCCTTTTTCGCCTGGGTGACGGTGCCCTGATTGAAACCGTGCTGATTCCGGCCAACCCGGCGCTTTATGGCTCCAGGTCTGACCGGCGGACCCTTTGTGTGTCGACGCAGGTCGGTTGCGCTTACGGCTGCCGATTCTGCGCAAGCGGCCTCGCGGGCTGGACGCGGAACCTGCGTGCCGGGGAAATCGTTGAGCAGATCCTGCGGGTTGAAGAGCTTTCCGGTGAAAAGGTAAACAACCTGGTGTTCATGGGCATGGGCGAACCGCTCGCCAACTTCGCTGAGGTCATGCGAGCGGTATCGATCATTAACGCCGAATGGGGGGTCGGGATCGGCGCGCGGCACATCACCATCTCCACCAGCGGCCTTGCGCCGAAGATCCGTGAGCTCGCCGATCAGCCGTTGCAGGTCCGCTTGGCCATTTCCTTGCATGGGGCGACCGATGAGGTCCGCGAGCAAATAATGCCGATTAACCGGAAATACAACGTGGCTTCGCTCGTCGAAGCTTGCGAGTATTACGTTTCAAAAAAGAAGCAGCGCATCACCCTTGAATACATCTTGATTGAGAATCTTAACGAGCGACCGGAACACGCGGCGGCCCTTGCCCGTGTGGCGAACCGTCTCAACGCCAAGGTCAACCTGATCCCTTACAACCAGGTGGCAGGCCTGCCCTGGAGCCGGCCGTCCGAAACGCGGCAACAGCACTTTTATAATGCCCTCCTGGCGCGAGGCGTCACGGCTACGATCCGGCGAGAAAAGGGGCACGATATCGATGCTGCCTGCGGCCAGTTGCGGCTGCAGACCCTGCGCGAGCAAACGCCCGCCGCGGCGCTTGCGTGA